A single genomic interval of Nycticebus coucang isolate mNycCou1 chromosome 21, mNycCou1.pri, whole genome shotgun sequence harbors:
- the LOC128574072 gene encoding eukaryotic translation initiation factor 1-like yields the protein MSAIQNLHSFDPFADASKGDDLLPAGTEDYIHIRIQRRNGRKTLNTVEGIADDYDKKKLVKAFKKFACTGTVIEHPKYGEVIQLQGDQRKNICQFLVEIGLAKDDQLQVHGF from the coding sequence ATGTCTGCTATCCAGAACCTCCACTCTTTCGACCCCTTTGCTGATGCAAGTAAGGGTGATGACCTGCTTCCTGCTGGCACTGAGGATTATATCCATATAAGAATTCAACGGAGAAACGGCAGGAAGACCCTTAATACTGTTGAAGGGATCGCTGATGAttatgataaaaagaaattagtgaaGGCATTTAAGAAGTTTGCCTGCACTGGTACTGTAATTGAGCATCCAAAATATGGAGAAGTAATTCAGCTACAGGGTGACCAGCGCAAGAACATATGCCAGTTCCTCGTAGAGATTGGACTGGCTAAGGATGATCAGCTGCAGGTTCATGGGTTTTAA